Part of the Labilibaculum antarcticum genome, GGTTTGCAATCATTTTTCGGGAAAGAAATTGCAATTACACCATCGCTTTTAGCATACAGCCTTTTGTATCCTTACACGGATAATTTAATTGATAATGCATCCATCGGGAAGGAAGAAAAGATCAATTTCTGCACCAGATTTGCTTTGCGATTGGCGGGGAAACCCATAGAATCAAAATCCAGATCGGAATCCCGAATTTACGATTTGGTGGCAATGATAGAATCGGAGTTCGATCGGGAAATTTACCCGGAAGTGTACCATAGTCTGCTTGCAATTCACGATGCGCAAACAAAAAGTATTGCTTTACTTAGCAGCAAAGCTCTGCTTTCGGAAGCTGAAACCTTCGAGATTTGCATCGAAAAAGGAGCAACATCTGTAATCGCTGATGGCTATTTGGTGATGGGGAATTTAGACGAAACCCAATTTCATTTTTTGTATGAATATGGCGCCTACCTTCAGATTCTAGACGACTTGCAAGATGCCCGACAAGATTATCTGGATGGAATCAGGACCTGTTTTTCGAGAAAATTACCTTACCGAAATTTGGACAAATTACTTTGCAAAACTTATTTTATGGGCAAAGCATTTCATCAAAACTTAAAAGATTTGTATCCAAACGAGATCTCTTTTCAGGGATTGATTCAAAAGAGTTTTGGCTTGCTGTTCCTGGTCTCAATATTCGAAAACCAGGAAGACTTCAGCAGCGATTTTATCCTGAAAATGGAAAAATATGCTCCTTTCCGATTTTCCTATCTGCACAAGCGAAAAGAAGATTTGGAACCCTTCCGGGATTTGATGTTGCAGAAAATGAAGGAATACAAAGATTCAATTGTCAAGCTTGAGAGCATCTAAGCTTATCATGAATATATATCACTGCAAATTGGAATTCCAACAAGTAGTAATGCTTTGCTTTATCGCTTTAATCATTAGTTACCAGACTCTTTATTATTGTAACTAGCTCCTGCCTTACATCCCTTGGAGTCGTTTTATGCACTTCAATAGTCGTACATTCATTAAACTGCATAAAAGGAGCTAATTCTTTGCTTAAAGCCAAAAAGAAAGCATCCGTTTCCCGAAGCTCTGGTTCTAATGCGAGATGATTAATATGTAAGACCGATTTATTTCTATCGGCTTTACAATCCATTCGTGCGACTAGCTTCCCATCCCATAAAATGGGCAAGGAAAAATAGCCAAATTTCCGTTTTGCTTCAGGCACATAGCATTCAATCTGATAATCAAAATCAAAAATTGCCTTCATTCTTTTTCGTTGAATCAACAAATTATCAAAGGGCGAAAGTATTTTCAATTTACTGCGAGACAATGGCTTATTCAATAAATCTAAAGAATCGGGTAAAGCAAGATAGATTTTCTCACCAAGTTTGAACTGAAGGAGTTCTCCCGTTGAAAGCATTTCCTGCAGATTTGCAGAAACCAGAGCTTTGGTGTTTTTTAGTAAATAAGCAATTTCGGAAGCCTGTCCAAGTCCGTTTGCATCCAGATATTTTGTGATTAAAAAACGTGCATATTCCTCTTTACTTGGCAATGAAGTATCAATATCTCCTGGTAAAA contains:
- a CDS encoding winged helix-turn-helix domain-containing protein encodes the protein MAQIIDSLSKQEARTLVLLSQKLPPAKQSGRALDDTLSVIEQLGYVQIDTISVIQRAHHHTLWTRNPSYQKSHLDQLVAEKKVFEYWSHAASYLPMCDYRYSLVRKNAIASGEQSHWYERDEKMIKSVYDRIKEEGPLMAKDFEYTGNKTMDWASKPAKRALEYLFMQGDLMIPYRNSFHKVYDLTKRVLPGDIDTSLPSKEEYARFLITKYLDANGLGQASEIAYLLKNTKALVSANLQEMLSTGELLQFKLGEKIYLALPDSLDLLNKPLSRSKLKILSPFDNLLIQRKRMKAIFDFDYQIECYVPEAKRKFGYFSLPILWDGKLVARMDCKADRNKSVLHINHLALEPELRETDAFFLALSKELAPFMQFNECTTIEVHKTTPRDVRQELVTIIKSLVTND